A part of Micromonospora chersina genomic DNA contains:
- a CDS encoding DEAD/DEAH box helicase — protein MTLTAALPKSADPDTLYDAFAGWASERGLDLYPHQEEAVIEIVSGANVIMNTPTGSGKSLVAIAAHFAALADDRTTFYTAPIKALVSEKFFALCEVFGAENVGMLTGDASVNADAPIICCTAEILANLALREGARADVGQVIMDEFHFYAEPDRGWAWQVPLIELPQAQFVLMSATLGDTTRFVDDLTRRTGRPTAVVRSAERPVPLLFSYATTPLHETLEELLTTKQAPVYVVHFTQAAALERAQALMSVNVCTRAEKDMIAQAIGNFRFTSGFGKTLSRLVRHGIGVHHAGMLPKYRRLVETLAQAGLLKVICGTDTLGVGINVPIRTVLFTGLSKYDGTRTRLLKAREFHQIAGRAGRAGFDTLGRVVVQAPEHVIENEKALAKAGDDPKKRRKVVKKKPPEGSIGWGEPTFQRLVEAEPEPLTSSFQVSHSMLLNVIGRPGDAFASMRHLLTDNHEDRAAQRRHIRRAIAIYRALRAGGVVEELPEPDEQGRRVRLTVDLQLDFALNQPLSPLALATIELLDRESPSYALDVLSVIESILDDPRQVLSAQQFKARGEAVAAMKAEGIEYEARLELLDEVTWPKPLAELLESAYEMYRQGHPWVADHQLSPKSVVRDMYERAMTFPEYVQFYGLSRSEGLVLRYLADAYKTLRQTVPEDAKTEELVDLIEWLGELVRQVDSSLIDEWERLRNPSDVAEVAASLDDRPPAVTRNARAFRVLVRNALFRRVELAGLRRWDLLGELDAEQGWNADAWADALEPYFEAYDSIGVGPDARGPALLMIEQGREKWTVRQILDDPEGDHDWGISAEIDLAASDEAGAAVVRIVEVGQL, from the coding sequence ATGACTCTCACCGCCGCGCTGCCGAAGAGCGCCGACCCCGACACCCTCTACGACGCGTTCGCCGGCTGGGCGTCCGAGCGCGGTCTCGACCTCTACCCCCACCAGGAGGAGGCGGTCATCGAGATCGTCTCCGGCGCGAACGTGATCATGAATACGCCGACGGGCTCGGGCAAGAGCCTGGTGGCGATCGCGGCGCACTTCGCGGCGCTGGCCGACGACCGGACCACCTTCTACACCGCGCCGATCAAGGCGCTGGTCTCGGAGAAGTTCTTCGCCCTCTGCGAGGTCTTCGGCGCGGAGAACGTCGGCATGCTCACCGGCGACGCCAGCGTCAACGCCGACGCCCCGATCATCTGCTGCACGGCGGAGATCCTGGCCAACCTGGCGCTGCGCGAGGGCGCCCGGGCCGACGTCGGCCAGGTGATCATGGACGAGTTCCACTTCTACGCCGAGCCGGATCGCGGCTGGGCCTGGCAGGTGCCGCTCATCGAGCTGCCGCAGGCGCAGTTCGTCCTGATGTCCGCGACGCTCGGCGACACCACCCGCTTCGTGGACGACCTGACCCGGCGCACCGGGCGGCCGACCGCCGTCGTCCGCTCGGCCGAGCGGCCGGTCCCGCTCCTCTTCTCGTACGCGACGACGCCGCTGCACGAGACCCTGGAGGAGCTGCTCACGACGAAGCAGGCCCCGGTGTACGTCGTGCACTTCACCCAGGCGGCCGCGCTGGAGCGCGCCCAGGCGCTGATGAGCGTGAACGTCTGCACCCGCGCCGAGAAGGACATGATCGCCCAGGCGATCGGCAACTTCCGGTTCACCTCGGGCTTCGGCAAGACGCTGTCCCGGCTGGTCCGGCACGGCATCGGCGTGCACCACGCCGGCATGCTGCCGAAGTACCGCCGTCTCGTGGAGACCCTCGCCCAAGCCGGGCTGCTCAAGGTCATCTGCGGCACCGACACCCTCGGCGTCGGCATCAACGTGCCGATCCGCACGGTGCTGTTCACCGGCCTGTCGAAGTACGACGGCACCCGCACGCGGCTGCTCAAGGCCCGCGAGTTCCACCAGATCGCCGGCCGGGCCGGGCGGGCCGGCTTCGACACCCTCGGCCGGGTCGTGGTGCAGGCCCCCGAGCACGTCATCGAGAACGAGAAGGCCCTGGCGAAGGCGGGCGACGACCCGAAGAAGCGCCGCAAGGTGGTGAAGAAGAAGCCGCCGGAGGGGTCGATCGGCTGGGGCGAGCCGACCTTCCAGCGCCTCGTCGAGGCCGAGCCGGAGCCGCTGACCTCCAGCTTCCAGGTCAGCCACTCGATGCTGCTCAACGTCATCGGCCGCCCCGGCGACGCGTTCGCCTCGATGCGGCACCTGCTCACCGACAACCACGAGGACCGGGCCGCCCAGCGCCGGCACATCCGCCGGGCCATCGCCATCTACCGGGCGCTGCGGGCCGGTGGCGTGGTCGAGGAGCTGCCCGAGCCGGACGAGCAGGGCCGCCGGGTGCGGCTCACCGTCGACCTCCAGCTCGACTTCGCGCTCAACCAGCCGCTCTCCCCGCTCGCCCTGGCCACCATCGAGCTGCTCGACCGGGAGTCGCCGTCGTACGCGCTGGACGTGCTCAGCGTGATCGAGTCGATCCTGGACGACCCGCGCCAGGTGCTCTCCGCGCAGCAGTTCAAGGCCCGCGGCGAGGCGGTCGCCGCCATGAAGGCCGAGGGCATCGAGTACGAGGCCCGGCTGGAACTTCTCGACGAGGTGACCTGGCCGAAGCCCCTCGCCGAACTGCTGGAGTCGGCGTACGAGATGTACCGGCAGGGCCACCCCTGGGTCGCCGACCACCAGCTCTCCCCCAAGTCGGTGGTCCGCGACATGTACGAGCGGGCCATGACGTTCCCCGAGTACGTCCAGTTCTACGGGCTGTCCCGCTCCGAGGGCCTGGTGCTGCGCTACCTCGCGGACGCGTACAAGACGCTGCGGCAGACCGTCCCCGAGGACGCGAAGACCGAGGAGCTGGTCGACCTCATCGAGTGGCTGGGCGAGCTGGTCCGCCAGGTCGACTCCAGCCTCATCGACGAGTGGGAGCGGCTGCGCAACCCGTCCGACGTCGCGGAGGTGGCCGCGTCGCTGGACGACCGGCCCCCGGCGGTCACCCGCAACGCCCGGGCGTTCCGGGTGCTGGTGCGCAACGCGCTGTTCCGCCGGGTCGAGCTGGCCGGCCTGCGCCGCTGGGACCTGCTCGGGGAGCTGGACGCCGAGCAGGGCTGGAACGCGGACGCGTGGGCCGACGCGCTGGAGCCGTACTTCGAGGCGTACGACTCGATCGGGGTCGGGCCGGACGCGCGCGGGCCGGCGCTGCTGATGATCGAGCAGGGCCGGGAGAAGTGGACCGTACGCCAGATCCTGGACGACCCGGAGGGCGACCACGACTGGGGCATCAGCGCCGAGATCGACCTCGCCGCCTCCGACGAGGCGGGCGCCGCGGTGGTCCGGATCGTCGAGGTCGGACAGCTCTGA
- a CDS encoding peptidase: MTSLTARWPRLAVGAAALATTALFGFSAPAHAADPLPDLSVSFDRDPVAEIDNSGTTIGMYVYNYGEADATAVTVTLDLSKLSDAVTASVSDWDDTCKLADSKVTCTVGALAAGQVTNVYPVSLASRTGATPGDAGSVTVTIAGAEDDANPGDNTTSFPVTVVASGPDLVAAADNLNDKAHPVGAGDRVPLYSGVLNEGDSPATDFTVRVDLPTGATFVERYSDCTYVDYYPKDTGAPYVYGPSQVTCTVPLTLNPGEGLLLFDDETGASLFNITFGRNLPGPAENYAAFSTALAGEAEAAKKVAATRGTGPSFAAAAEKLHAKAVAAGLAKRSVVERELDESDNYADIQFWTKKNTLDVAVTAPPVKGSVGQTVDLTYEIVNNGPSDGGGPGVVITAPSGTVLLPAEWCYTDGTPGKQLPESAKLRCNFESEFPTTFSGYGRIKPTVKLKIKSAPGTDGTIVVDGATSSTESNPANNTARIVITGGEGGSGDGNGGSGGGLPVTGAPAVALAGVGAAVLALGAVLFVMFRRRRVAFQTPRD; encoded by the coding sequence ATGACATCCCTCACGGCCCGTTGGCCCCGCCTCGCCGTCGGCGCGGCGGCGCTGGCGACGACCGCGCTGTTCGGCTTCTCCGCCCCGGCCCACGCGGCGGACCCGCTGCCCGATCTCTCGGTCTCGTTCGACCGCGACCCCGTCGCGGAGATCGACAACAGCGGCACCACCATCGGCATGTACGTCTACAACTACGGCGAGGCCGACGCGACGGCGGTGACCGTCACCCTCGACCTGAGCAAGCTCTCCGACGCGGTCACCGCCTCCGTGTCGGACTGGGACGACACCTGCAAGCTGGCCGACAGCAAGGTCACCTGCACGGTCGGCGCTCTCGCGGCCGGACAGGTCACCAACGTCTACCCGGTGTCGCTGGCCAGCCGCACGGGCGCCACGCCCGGCGACGCGGGCTCGGTGACGGTGACCATCGCCGGCGCGGAGGACGACGCCAACCCCGGCGACAACACCACCTCGTTCCCGGTCACCGTGGTCGCGTCGGGCCCCGACCTGGTCGCCGCCGCCGACAACCTGAACGACAAGGCGCACCCGGTCGGCGCGGGCGACCGCGTCCCGCTCTACAGCGGCGTCCTGAACGAGGGCGACAGCCCCGCGACGGACTTCACGGTCCGGGTCGACCTGCCCACCGGCGCCACCTTCGTCGAGCGGTACAGCGACTGCACCTACGTCGACTACTACCCGAAGGACACCGGCGCGCCCTACGTCTACGGGCCGAGCCAGGTCACCTGCACGGTGCCGCTGACGCTCAACCCCGGCGAGGGGCTGCTGCTGTTCGACGACGAGACCGGCGCGTCGCTGTTCAACATCACGTTCGGCCGCAACCTGCCCGGTCCGGCCGAGAACTACGCCGCCTTCAGCACCGCCCTGGCGGGCGAGGCGGAGGCGGCGAAGAAGGTCGCCGCCACCAGGGGCACCGGCCCGTCGTTCGCCGCCGCCGCCGAGAAGCTGCACGCCAAGGCCGTCGCGGCGGGCCTCGCCAAGCGGTCCGTCGTGGAGCGTGAGCTCGACGAGTCGGACAACTACGCCGACATCCAGTTCTGGACGAAGAAGAACACGCTCGACGTCGCCGTCACCGCCCCGCCCGTGAAGGGCAGCGTCGGGCAGACGGTCGACCTCACCTACGAGATCGTGAACAACGGCCCGTCCGACGGCGGCGGTCCGGGTGTCGTCATCACCGCGCCGAGCGGCACGGTGCTGCTGCCGGCCGAGTGGTGCTACACCGACGGCACGCCGGGCAAGCAGCTGCCGGAGTCGGCGAAGCTGCGCTGCAACTTCGAGAGCGAGTTCCCCACCACCTTCTCCGGCTACGGCCGGATCAAGCCCACCGTCAAGCTGAAGATCAAGTCGGCTCCGGGCACCGACGGCACGATCGTGGTCGACGGCGCGACGTCCTCCACCGAGTCGAACCCGGCGAACAACACCGCCCGCATCGTCATCACCGGCGGCGAGGGCGGCTCCGGTGACGGCAACGGTGGCTCCGGCGGCGGCCTGCCCGTCACCGGCGCCCCGGCCGTCGCGCTCGCCGGCGTCGGCGCCGCCGTGCTCGCGCTCGGTGCCGTGCTGTTCGTGATGTTCCGCCGTCGCCGCGTGGCCTTCCAGACCCCGCGCGACTGA
- a CDS encoding MFS transporter gives MSTVAAPVAPVGPAVLRHRWWILAVLCLAQVTVVLDNTVLTVAVPVLTTELAASTSDVQWIINAYALVLSGLLISAGSAADRYGRRRMLLVGLVLFGAGSLAAGLATTTGQLIAARAGMGVGGALLVTATLAVAVQVFEGPARQRAIGVWAATSALGFAVGPPVGGTILAHLPWQAIFLVNVPVVLVCLVAVRLLVPESRKAATGRLDVLGVLLSTAGLTGVVWAITAGPEEGWTAPAVLAAAAAGTVLLGAFVAWEHRVTDPMLDMGLFRDPRFAGAVSGVVLITFGATGALFLLTQHLQFVRGYPAWEAGLRMAPFALSIVALNLTGVAAALIRRTGRPAAVAVGMALLAVGLLVVTYAPGDGYPALLGGLLLMGAGCALANPAIVEAVVSALPPERAGAGAGVDGTMTEVGGSLGVAVLGAVLNARFAALLPAALAGAGSFPAALAAAGSDRDRALVRDAFRVSLETGQTAGAAAVLAGGLVTAYLLHRARHR, from the coding sequence GTGAGCACCGTCGCCGCGCCGGTCGCCCCGGTCGGGCCGGCGGTCCTGCGGCACCGGTGGTGGATCCTGGCCGTGCTCTGCCTGGCCCAGGTCACCGTGGTGCTCGACAACACCGTGCTCACCGTGGCGGTGCCGGTGCTCACCACCGAACTGGCCGCCAGCACCAGCGACGTGCAGTGGATCATCAACGCGTACGCCCTGGTCCTGTCCGGCCTGCTGATCAGCGCCGGAAGCGCGGCCGACCGGTACGGCCGGCGGCGGATGCTGCTGGTCGGCCTCGTGCTGTTCGGCGCCGGCTCGCTGGCCGCCGGGCTGGCCACCACCACCGGCCAGCTCATCGCGGCCCGGGCCGGCATGGGCGTCGGGGGCGCGCTCCTGGTCACCGCCACGCTCGCGGTGGCCGTGCAGGTCTTCGAGGGCCCGGCCCGCCAGCGGGCCATCGGGGTCTGGGCGGCGACAAGCGCGCTGGGCTTCGCCGTCGGGCCGCCGGTCGGCGGGACGATCCTCGCCCACCTGCCCTGGCAGGCCATCTTCCTGGTGAACGTGCCGGTGGTGCTGGTCTGCCTGGTGGCCGTCCGGCTGCTGGTGCCGGAGTCCCGCAAGGCGGCCACCGGCCGGCTCGACGTGCTGGGCGTGCTGCTCTCCACGGCCGGGCTCACCGGCGTGGTCTGGGCCATCACCGCCGGGCCGGAGGAGGGCTGGACCGCCCCGGCGGTGCTCGCCGCGGCCGCCGCCGGCACCGTGCTGCTCGGCGCCTTCGTGGCCTGGGAGCACCGGGTCACCGACCCGATGCTGGACATGGGGCTGTTCCGGGACCCCCGCTTCGCGGGCGCGGTCTCCGGGGTCGTGCTGATCACCTTCGGCGCGACCGGCGCCCTGTTCCTGCTCACCCAGCACCTGCAGTTCGTCCGCGGCTATCCGGCCTGGGAGGCCGGGCTGCGGATGGCGCCGTTCGCGCTGTCCATCGTGGCGCTCAACCTCACCGGCGTGGCCGCCGCGCTGATCCGTCGGACGGGGCGGCCGGCGGCGGTCGCCGTCGGGATGGCGCTGCTCGCCGTCGGCCTGCTGGTCGTCACGTACGCCCCGGGCGACGGCTATCCGGCGCTGCTCGGTGGGCTGCTGCTCATGGGGGCCGGCTGCGCGTTGGCCAACCCGGCGATCGTCGAGGCGGTGGTGAGCGCGCTGCCGCCGGAGCGGGCCGGCGCCGGGGCGGGCGTCGACGGCACCATGACCGAGGTCGGTGGCAGCCTGGGCGTGGCCGTGCTGGGCGCGGTGCTGAACGCGCGGTTCGCCGCCCTGCTGCCGGCCGCGCTGGCGGGGGCCGGCTCGTTCCCGGCCGCGCTGGCCGCCGCCGGCTCCGACCGGGACCGGGCGCTGGTCCGGGACGCCTTCCGGGTGTCGCTGGAGACCGGGCAGACGGCGGGGGCGGCGGCCGTGCTGGCCGGTGGGCTGGTCACCGCGTACCTGCTGCACCGCGCCCGGCACCGCTGA
- a CDS encoding IucA/IucC family protein, with the protein MTTPSAAVDHLTPELWAAANRQLVRKALAEFAHERLITPEPQGPGHYRVRGDDGTVEYRFAARRLSLNHWWIDPAGLTRYVDGREAPLDAVDLCLELRGALGLTDAVLPVYLEEITSTLAGLAYKLARPERDAAELVNADFQQIETAMTEGHPCFVANSGRIGWGVHDHHRYAPEAGRPVRLLWLAAHRDHTTFTCAADLDYDTHVRAELGADTLAGFARTLAGLGLDPADYLLLPVHPWQWWNKLAVTFAGEVARRRLVPLGEGPDEHLAQQSVRTFFNVTDPHRHYVKTALSVLNMGFMRGLSAAYMEHTPAINDWLADLIAADPVFRRTGLTIIRERAAIGYRHRQFEAATDRYSPYRKMLAALWRESPVPGLEPGRRLATMASLLHVDRAGRSFAGALIAASGLTPAEWLRRYLDAYLVPLLHALHAYDLAFMPHGENVILVLRDGVVERVVFKDIAEEIVVMDPEADLPEAVRRIRAAVPEDEKVLCVFTDVFDSFLRHLNAILATEGVADEETFWRTVAGCVRAYLESVPHLADRHDLFAPEFALSCLNRLQLRNNQQMVDLADPSAALQFVGTLANPLAPYAP; encoded by the coding sequence GTGACCACCCCCTCCGCCGCCGTCGACCACCTCACCCCCGAACTCTGGGCCGCCGCCAACCGCCAACTGGTCCGCAAGGCCCTGGCCGAGTTCGCCCACGAGCGGCTCATCACCCCCGAGCCGCAGGGCCCCGGCCACTACCGGGTACGCGGCGACGACGGCACCGTCGAGTACCGCTTCGCGGCCCGGCGGCTCAGCCTGAACCACTGGTGGATCGACCCCGCCGGCCTGACCCGGTACGTCGACGGGCGGGAGGCCCCGCTGGACGCCGTCGACCTCTGCCTGGAGCTGCGCGGCGCGCTCGGCCTCACCGACGCCGTCCTGCCGGTCTACCTGGAGGAGATCACCTCCACCCTGGCCGGGCTCGCGTACAAGCTGGCCCGGCCCGAGCGGGACGCGGCCGAACTGGTCAACGCCGACTTCCAGCAGATCGAGACGGCGATGACCGAGGGCCACCCGTGCTTCGTGGCCAACAGCGGCCGGATCGGCTGGGGCGTGCACGACCACCACCGGTACGCCCCGGAGGCCGGCCGGCCGGTCCGCCTGCTGTGGCTCGCCGCCCACCGCGACCACACCACCTTCACCTGCGCCGCCGACCTGGACTACGACACCCACGTCCGCGCCGAACTGGGCGCCGACACCCTCGCCGGGTTCGCCCGTACCCTCGCGGGGCTCGGCCTCGACCCGGCCGACTACCTGCTGCTGCCCGTGCACCCCTGGCAGTGGTGGAACAAGCTGGCCGTCACCTTCGCCGGCGAGGTGGCCCGGCGGCGCCTCGTGCCGCTCGGCGAGGGGCCGGACGAGCACCTCGCACAGCAGTCCGTGCGCACCTTCTTCAACGTCACCGACCCGCACCGGCACTACGTGAAGACCGCGCTCTCGGTGCTCAACATGGGCTTCATGCGCGGGCTGTCCGCCGCGTACATGGAGCACACCCCGGCCATCAACGACTGGCTGGCCGACCTGATCGCCGCCGACCCGGTGTTCCGGCGGACCGGGCTGACGATCATCCGGGAGCGGGCCGCGATCGGCTACCGGCACCGGCAGTTCGAGGCGGCGACCGACAGGTACTCGCCGTACCGGAAGATGCTCGCCGCGCTCTGGCGGGAGAGCCCGGTGCCGGGCCTGGAGCCCGGCCGGCGGCTGGCCACCATGGCGTCGCTGCTGCACGTCGACCGGGCCGGGCGCTCGTTCGCCGGTGCGCTGATCGCCGCCTCCGGGCTGACCCCGGCGGAGTGGCTGCGCCGCTACCTGGACGCCTACCTCGTGCCGCTGCTGCACGCGCTGCACGCCTACGACCTGGCCTTCATGCCGCACGGCGAGAACGTCATCCTGGTGCTCCGCGACGGCGTGGTGGAGCGGGTGGTCTTCAAGGACATCGCCGAGGAGATCGTCGTGATGGACCCGGAGGCCGACCTGCCCGAGGCGGTCCGCCGGATCCGCGCCGCCGTCCCCGAGGACGAGAAGGTGCTCTGCGTCTTCACCGACGTGTTCGACTCGTTCCTGCGCCACCTCAACGCCATCCTGGCCACCGAGGGCGTCGCCGACGAGGAGACCTTCTGGCGGACCGTCGCCGGGTGCGTCCGCGCCTACCTCGAATCGGTGCCGCACCTGGCCGACCGGCACGACCTGTTCGCCCCGGAGTTCGCGCTCTCCTGCCTGAACCGGCTGCAACTGCGGAACAACCAGCAGATGGTCGACCTGGCCGACCCGTCGGCGGCGCTCCAGTTCGTGGGGACGCTTGCCAACCCGCTCGCCCCGTACGCGCCGTGA
- a CDS encoding GNAT family N-acetyltransferase, with translation MTVHRRDDPRLGEFRLRPLDPDADAALLHGWVTHPKAVFWMMQDADVARVAEEYRRIAAHPHHDAYLGSWRGRPAFLAERYDPARVELVGLYDPAEGDVGMHFLCAPTDTPVRGFTLAVLTTVLDWLFADPATRRVVVEPDVRNTAVHALNAAVGFTVVGPVTKPEKTALLSVCTREQFLAATAER, from the coding sequence GTGACCGTCCACCGCCGCGACGACCCGCGGCTCGGCGAGTTCCGCCTCCGCCCGCTCGACCCGGACGCCGACGCCGCGCTGCTGCACGGCTGGGTCACCCACCCCAAGGCGGTGTTCTGGATGATGCAGGACGCCGACGTCGCCCGGGTCGCCGAGGAGTACCGGCGGATCGCCGCGCACCCGCACCACGACGCGTACCTGGGGTCCTGGCGGGGCCGGCCGGCGTTCCTCGCCGAACGCTACGACCCGGCCCGGGTCGAACTGGTCGGCCTCTACGACCCGGCCGAGGGCGATGTCGGGATGCACTTCCTCTGCGCGCCCACCGACACCCCCGTGCGCGGCTTCACCCTCGCCGTCCTCACCACGGTGCTGGACTGGCTCTTCGCCGACCCGGCCACCCGCCGGGTGGTGGTCGAGCCCGACGTGCGCAACACCGCCGTGCACGCGCTGAACGCGGCCGTCGGCTTCACCGTCGTGGGCCCGGTCACCAAGCCCGAGAAGACCGCCCTGCTCAGCGTCTGCACCCGCGAGCAGTTCCTGGCCGCCACCGCCGAGAGGTAA
- a CDS encoding lysine N(6)-hydroxylase/L-ornithine N(5)-oxygenase family protein, whose protein sequence is MSTHDFIAVGLGPYNLGLACLTAPIDDLDGLFLEARDDVDWHPGMLLESAHLQTPFLADLVTLADPTSPYSFLSYLKETGRLYPFYIRENFFPLRAEFDAYCRWAAAQLPAVRFGHEVTAIEYDPADDRYVVHARVGGRQVTHRARRLVLGTGTPPHVPPACEGLAGDVIHNSRYREHRAALRGKRSITVVGSGQSAAEIYHDLLADIDTHGYQLNWVTRSPRFFPLEYTKLTLEMTSPDYVDYFHALPEPTRYRLEAEQKGLFKGIDAELINAIFDLLYVKSVGGPVPTRLLTNTALTDAAYDPARGTYALRLHHVEQGRDLTLETEGLVLATGYRYRVPAFLDPIRDRLRFDGHGRFDVARNYSIDHTGRGVFLQNAGTHTHSVTSPDLGMGPYRNSWIIRELTGREHYPIEKSIAFQEFGAPAGVAS, encoded by the coding sequence ATGTCGACACATGACTTCATCGCCGTCGGGCTGGGCCCGTACAACCTCGGCCTCGCCTGCCTGACCGCCCCGATCGACGACCTCGACGGCCTGTTCCTGGAGGCCCGCGACGACGTCGACTGGCATCCCGGCATGCTGCTGGAGAGCGCCCACCTCCAGACCCCGTTCCTCGCCGACCTGGTCACGCTCGCCGACCCGACCTCGCCATACTCCTTCCTCAGCTACCTCAAGGAGACCGGCCGGCTCTACCCGTTCTACATCCGGGAGAACTTCTTCCCGCTGCGCGCCGAGTTCGACGCCTACTGCCGGTGGGCAGCCGCCCAACTGCCCGCCGTCCGGTTCGGACACGAGGTCACCGCCATCGAGTACGACCCGGCCGACGACCGGTACGTGGTGCACGCCCGGGTGGGCGGCCGCCAGGTCACCCACCGGGCCCGCCGGCTGGTGCTCGGCACCGGCACCCCGCCGCACGTGCCGCCGGCCTGCGAAGGGCTGGCCGGCGACGTGATCCACAACTCGCGGTACCGGGAGCACCGGGCCGCGCTGCGCGGCAAGCGGAGCATCACCGTGGTCGGCAGCGGGCAGAGCGCCGCCGAGATCTACCACGACCTGCTGGCCGACATCGACACCCACGGCTACCAGCTGAACTGGGTCACCCGCTCGCCGCGCTTCTTCCCGCTCGAATACACGAAGCTCACCCTGGAGATGACCTCCCCGGACTACGTGGACTACTTCCACGCCCTGCCCGAGCCGACCCGCTACCGGCTGGAGGCGGAGCAGAAGGGGCTGTTCAAGGGCATCGACGCCGAGCTGATCAACGCCATCTTCGACCTGCTCTACGTGAAGAGCGTCGGCGGCCCGGTGCCCACCCGGCTGCTCACCAACACCGCCCTGACCGACGCCGCGTACGACCCGGCGCGCGGCACGTACGCGCTGCGGCTGCACCACGTCGAGCAGGGCCGCGACCTCACCCTGGAGACCGAGGGGCTGGTGCTGGCCACCGGCTACCGCTACCGGGTGCCCGCCTTCCTCGACCCGATCCGGGACCGGCTCCGCTTCGACGGGCACGGCCGCTTCGACGTGGCCCGCAACTACAGCATCGACCACACGGGACGCGGGGTCTTCCTCCAGAACGCCGGCACCCACACGCACAGCGTCACCTCGCCCGACCTGGGCATGGGCCCCTACCGCAACTCCTGGATCATCCGGGAGCTGACCGGCCGCGAGCACTACCCGATCGAGAAGAGCATCGCGTTCCAGGAGTTCGGCGCGCCCGCCGGTGTGGCCTCGTGA
- a CDS encoding pyridoxal phosphate-dependent decarboxylase family protein — MSLSGATIPAPSAGAGPAAARDHLFTARSLDRYRAVLAEGVERVARRVATADRPFTGAGPDDLAPRVAAVDLDRPLGDPGAALDELHDVYLRDAVYFHHPRYLAHLNCPVVIPALLGEAVLSAVNSSMDTWDQSAGGTLVERRLIDWTAGRIGLGPAADGVFTSGGTHSNLQALLLAREETRARAGLRPGPEALSRLRVLTSAAGHFSVQKAARLLGLGPDAVRTVDTDAQRRMPPDALAREIARCRADGLLVMAVVATAGTTDFGSIDPLPQVADICAAAGVWLHVDAAYGCGLLVSPTRRHLLDGIERADSVTVDFHKSFFQPVSSSAVLVRDSRTLRHATWHADYLNPARAVEQRIPNQVDKSLQTTRRFDALKLWLTLRIMGADGVGALFDEVIDRAGEAWHLLDADPRFEVVTRPTLSTLVFRWRPAGLAADLVDDANLYAREALAASGAALVAGTRVDGAHHLKFTLLNPETTGDDVAAVLDLIAEHAGWYARTRTADELTAVG; from the coding sequence ATGAGTCTGTCCGGAGCCACCATTCCGGCCCCCTCGGCCGGCGCCGGCCCGGCCGCCGCCCGGGACCACCTGTTCACCGCCCGCTCGCTGGACCGCTACCGCGCCGTGCTGGCCGAGGGCGTCGAACGGGTGGCCCGCCGGGTGGCCACCGCGGACCGGCCGTTCACCGGGGCCGGCCCGGACGACCTCGCCCCGCGCGTCGCGGCCGTCGACCTGGACCGCCCGCTCGGCGACCCCGGCGCGGCGCTCGACGAACTGCACGACGTCTACCTGCGCGACGCCGTCTACTTCCACCACCCGCGCTACCTGGCCCACCTGAACTGCCCGGTGGTGATCCCGGCGCTGCTCGGCGAGGCGGTGCTCAGCGCTGTCAACTCCTCCATGGACACCTGGGACCAGAGCGCCGGCGGCACCCTCGTCGAGCGCCGGCTCATCGACTGGACGGCCGGACGGATCGGCCTCGGTCCCGCCGCCGACGGGGTGTTCACCAGCGGCGGGACCCACTCCAACCTCCAGGCGCTGCTGCTGGCCCGGGAGGAGACCCGGGCGCGGGCCGGACTGCGGCCCGGACCCGAGGCCCTGTCCCGGCTGCGGGTGCTCACCTCCGCCGCCGGCCACTTCAGCGTGCAGAAGGCCGCCCGGCTGCTCGGCCTCGGCCCGGACGCGGTCCGCACCGTCGACACCGACGCGCAGCGGCGGATGCCCCCCGACGCGCTGGCCCGGGAGATCGCCCGCTGCCGGGCGGACGGCCTGCTCGTGATGGCCGTCGTCGCCACCGCCGGCACCACCGACTTCGGCAGCATCGACCCGCTGCCGCAGGTCGCCGACATCTGCGCGGCGGCCGGCGTGTGGCTGCACGTCGACGCCGCGTACGGCTGCGGGCTGCTGGTCTCGCCCACCCGCCGGCACCTGCTCGACGGCATCGAGCGGGCCGACTCGGTCACCGTCGACTTCCACAAGTCCTTCTTCCAGCCGGTCAGCTCCAGCGCCGTGCTCGTCCGCGACAGCCGGACGCTGCGGCACGCCACCTGGCACGCCGACTACCTCAACCCGGCCCGGGCCGTCGAGCAGCGCATCCCCAACCAGGTCGACAAGAGCCTCCAGACCACCCGCCGCTTCGACGCGCTCAAGCTCTGGCTCACCCTGCGGATCATGGGCGCGGACGGCGTCGGCGCGCTCTTCGACGAGGTAATCGACCGGGCCGGCGAGGCCTGGCACCTGCTCGACGCCGACCCCCGCTTCGAGGTGGTCACCCGGCCGACGCTCAGCACCCTGGTGTTCCGCTGGCGCCCCGCCGGCCTGGCCGCCGACCTCGTGGACGACGCCAACCTGTACGCCCGCGAGGCGCTCGCCGCCTCCGGCGCCGCGCTCGTCGCCGGCACCCGGGTCGACGGCGCCCACCACCTGAAGTTCACCCTGCTCAACCCCGAGACCACCGGGGACGACGTCGCCGCGGTCCTCGACCTGATCGCCGAACACGCCGGCTGGTACGCGCGCACCCGCACCGCCGACGAGCTGACAGCGGTCGGCTGA